The window AGTCCAGGTGTATTATCTCCTGGAGCACAAATCAGAAACAGGAAGCTTTAGTAATATCCAGATACTCTCATATATGCTTGCAATATGGGAAGAGGATATAAAAAACAAAAGACCATTAGAGCCAATTATTCCAGTGGTTTTCTATCATGGAAAAACGAATTGGGATAAACCGATAGATTTCTCAGATCTATTTGAAGAAAAGCACATCTATAAAGATTATTTGCCTGCTTTTAAGTATATCCTGATAGACACAAATAAGATCGAAGAAGAAAAATTGCGCCTTAGCATAAATAATATATATCTTTTAACTGCACTGTTGTTGCTTAAATTCATATTTATCGGTAAAGACTTAGAGAAATACTCTGAAATACTGTATATCGTAAAAGATTTAGATTTAGACGAGTTTTTGATATACTTTATTTATGTTGCAAATG of the Thermodesulfobium sp. 4217-1 genome contains:
- a CDS encoding Rpn family recombination-promoting nuclease/putative transposase encodes the protein LNQFMDDIHQIHDKFFKQIASNIENAKSFVEFSLPKEILEQLDLNTIKPINTEKISKKYKRFNLDIAFRFQTKTSSVQVYYLLEHKSETGSFSNIQILSYMLAIWEEDIKNKRPLEPIIPVVFYHGKTNWDKPIDFSDLFEEKHIYKDYLPAFKYILIDTNKIEEEKLRLSINNIYLLTALLLLKFIFIGKDLEKYSEILYIVKDLDLDEFLIYFIYVAN